GGAAGACCTACACGGTGGAATTCACGTCGGCGGTTCTGACCGCGGACGGAGTCTCGTTCGGACCGGACGGCTGGTTCTTCCAGTTCACCACCAACAGCCTGCGTCGGCCGACCACACCGCGGCCCATCGCCGGGACCCCGAACGAATCGCCGTTCGTGATGTTGTCGTGGGATTCGACCGAGGCCGGGCTCGGCACGATCAGCTATCAGATCTGGGCCGGGGCCGATTCGGCCGCCATTGCCGCGCGCTCGGGCACGCCGATCGCGACGGTCTCGACCGCCTACTACCTGCCGGCCACGCGCTGGCCGCTCGAGAGCACCATCTTCTGGTCGATCACGGTGGTCAACGCGACGACCGGCGAGCATCTCGACGGGACGGTCCAGCGATTCTCGACGCTGCCGGCCAGCACCCAGGTGGATTCACTCATCATCGCCGCCTCGGATTACGCCTGGAATTCCCAGTCCGCCTCGCAGGCGTTTCCGTTCCAGAACTGTCTCTCCGACTCGCTCGTGAGCTTTCCCGGCTACCAGTGCTGGCTGCTATTCCCGCTGTCCGCGCTCCCCGCAGACGTGCATCTGGCGGAGGCGCGAATGGAGGCGTCCGTCTTCGACCAAAACGCCTCGCGCATCAACACCGGCCAGCTCACGCTGTGGTCGTCGAAACAGCCCTGGCTTCATCCCTGCAAGCCGGGCCTCAATTTCCTCACCGACCTGCCGGCGCTGGGGCAGGCGCTCGCCCCGGTCCGTGGCGTGGGCGGCTCCCGGATCGTCTATTCCTCGGATCTGCTGGTGTCCCACGTCGAGGCCAGCGTCCGGCGCGGGGGCTTCTTCGGCTACATGCTCACCTCGAGCCTGCGCGTCTCCTATGTCAGCCCGCACCTGAACCAGCCAGCGCGGGCGCCGTATCTCAAGCTTTACTACTTCCGGACGCCGCCGGCCCCGTTCGCCACAGTTGCGCCTTGACGCGTGGCGCCCGCTCACGTTCCACTGCCTGACATGATCGAAGCTCCGCCCGCGCCGGGTGGGCGCCGACGTGTCGGCCTGCCCGCGTTCGCGCTCGCCTTCGTCGTATGCGCCGCCGCCCTGCTCTCCGTTCCGGCCGCCGCCGCGCCCCACGTCCGGCCCTGGATGCCCTCCGACATGGACTCGATCACCGCCTGGGCGGTGCGCGCCCGCTCCATGTTCCGCACCAACACCGGCGACAGCCTGGGCGGCACGAACTACGTGGCCTACGAGTTCGTGGGCAAGATCGGACGCACGCTGCTGCGTTCGCTGGGACGCGGAAATTTCGCCCAGGCCTTCGCCGTCGAGCCGGTGATCGATTCGCTCGGTCTCGACACCACCATTTCGACCGATCCCGAGATGCCGTATTTCGCGGTGCTGATGGTGCGCAATCCGTTCCGGAGCACCGCCGATGTCACCGGCTTCCTCTACTGGTACCAGGGCCAGGATCTGCGCATTCAGGGCGTGCGCTTCACCAGCGGCCGCAACGTCTTCATGCGCGTGTGGCGCACCGGCTACGAGACCAAGCCTTACAGCTGGGCGATCATGGAGAACGCCCGCCACGGATCGGGGCCGCTCCTGCTCACCTTGCTGCGGTTGTCCCAAAACGGGTACTTCTGGATGGCGGATCAGTACCCGGGCCATGGGCCCGACATGGGAGGTCCGGGCGATTTCGCCTTCGCCGACATCAACGATGATGGGATTCCGGAGCTGGTCACCTGGACGATCGGGGTTCAGGACTCGCTCTTCATCACCTGCGAGGGCTGTCCGAAACTGGTGACCGAAAGGACATGGACCGAACGCGACAGGGGCTTCGAGATCAGCG
This DNA window, taken from Candidatus Sulfotelmatobacter sp., encodes the following:
- a CDS encoding Ig-like domain-containing protein, encoding MLRRLSLAVLLVLAGAGCSSSAHSPAAPAPPPPPQVASTQPAARATGVPYDSDIRVQFSTPMNPSTMTPTTVFLKQDTRRLPIALAWNPGTLVLRILPQVALELRKTYTVEFTSAVLTADGVSFGPDGWFFQFTTNSLRRPTTPRPIAGTPNESPFVMLSWDSTEAGLGTISYQIWAGADSAAIAARSGTPIATVSTAYYLPATRWPLESTIFWSITVVNATTGEHLDGTVQRFSTLPASTQVDSLIIAASDYAWNSQSASQAFPFQNCLSDSLVSFPGYQCWLLFPLSALPADVHLAEARMEASVFDQNASRINTGQLTLWSSKQPWLHPCKPGLNFLTDLPALGQALAPVRGVGGSRIVYSSDLLVSHVEASVRRGGFFGYMLTSSLRVSYVSPHLNQPARAPYLKLYYFRTPPAPFATVAP